A region from the Candidatus Limnocylindrales bacterium genome encodes:
- a CDS encoding glutathione S-transferase: MIVVHHLNNSRSQRVLWLLEELDVAYEVRRYERDAQTMLAPPSLKAVHPLGKSPVITDGPNTVAESGAIIEYIVERYGNGRLIPPPGTPQRLRYTYWLHYAEGSAMPPLLLSLVFSRVKEAPMPFFVKPVARGIADRVMSQFVGPQLDLHLGYMDDELAERAWFAGEEFTAADVQMSFPIEAAAARASAAAYPRLQAFLDRIHARPAYQRALAKGGPYELMR, encoded by the coding sequence ATGATCGTCGTCCACCACCTGAACAACTCGCGATCGCAGCGTGTTCTGTGGCTCCTCGAGGAGCTGGACGTTGCCTACGAGGTCCGGCGTTACGAGCGCGACGCGCAGACGATGCTGGCGCCGCCCTCGCTCAAGGCCGTCCATCCGCTCGGCAAGTCTCCGGTCATCACCGACGGCCCCAATACCGTGGCCGAGTCGGGCGCCATCATCGAGTACATCGTCGAACGCTACGGCAACGGCCGGCTGATTCCGCCGCCCGGCACGCCGCAGCGGCTTCGCTACACGTACTGGCTTCACTATGCCGAAGGCTCGGCGATGCCGCCGCTGCTGCTGTCGCTGGTGTTCTCGCGAGTGAAGGAGGCGCCGATGCCGTTCTTCGTCAAGCCGGTGGCGCGCGGGATCGCCGATCGCGTCATGAGCCAGTTCGTCGGCCCTCAGCTCGACCTGCACCTCGGCTACATGGACGACGAGCTCGCCGAGCGGGCGTGGTTCGCGGGCGAGGAGTTCACCGCCGCCGACGTGCAGATGAGCTTTCCCATCGAGGCCGCCGCGGCGCGCGCCTCGGCCGCGGCCTATCCTCGCCTGCAGGCCTTCCTCGATCGAATCCATGCCCGGCCCGCCTACCAGCGGGCGCTTGCCAAGGGCGGCCCCTACGAGCTGATGCGCTGA
- a CDS encoding DUF72 domain-containing protein, protein MTGRARGAVAPCEPLVACAGWSLRPEHASLFGADGSHLERYASSLRAVEINSSFYRSHRRRTYERWAASVPAGFRFAVKAPRTITHDRHLIGAQQELTRFLDEAGGLGAKLGPLLVQLPPSLALDLKSAHLFFGALREAHLGQVACEPRHRTWFTPQAEQLLLAYQVARVAADPAPAPGAGRPGAWRGLTYYRLHGSPEMYTSSYDEPFLDELGTRLWRDVASGPAWVIFDNTRYGAATLNALWLERRLLSGPPAAARAAER, encoded by the coding sequence GTGACGGGCAGGGCTCGCGGCGCGGTGGCTCCCTGCGAGCCTCTCGTCGCCTGCGCCGGCTGGTCGCTTCGCCCCGAGCACGCCTCGCTGTTCGGCGCCGACGGCTCGCACCTGGAGCGCTACGCCTCCAGCCTGCGTGCCGTCGAGATCAACTCCTCCTTCTATCGCAGCCATCGCCGGCGGACCTACGAGCGCTGGGCTGCCAGCGTCCCGGCCGGCTTCCGCTTCGCCGTCAAGGCGCCGCGCACCATCACGCACGACCGTCATCTCATCGGCGCGCAGCAGGAGCTGACGCGGTTTCTCGACGAAGCCGGCGGTCTCGGCGCCAAGCTCGGTCCGCTTCTGGTGCAGCTGCCGCCGAGCCTGGCGCTGGACCTCAAGAGCGCACACCTGTTCTTCGGCGCACTGCGCGAGGCACATCTCGGCCAGGTGGCGTGCGAGCCGCGTCACCGCACCTGGTTCACGCCGCAGGCCGAGCAGCTTCTGCTCGCCTACCAGGTCGCGCGCGTGGCGGCCGATCCTGCGCCGGCTCCGGGAGCCGGTCGTCCCGGCGCCTGGCGCGGGCTGACCTACTACCGGCTGCACGGCTCCCCGGAGATGTACACCTCCTCCTACGACGAACCGTTCCTGGACGAGCTGGGCACCAGGCTGTGGCGCGACGTGGCGAGCGGACCGGCCTGGGTGATCTTCGACAACACCAGGTACGGCGCTGCCACGCTCAATGCCCTGTGGCTGGAGCGCCGCCTGCTGAGCGGCCCGCCCGCAGCGGCGCGAGCGGCCGAACGATGA